A part of Strix aluco isolate bStrAlu1 chromosome 21, bStrAlu1.hap1, whole genome shotgun sequence genomic DNA contains:
- the LOC141933267 gene encoding uncharacterized protein LOC141933267, whose translation MDAPHGASSALGLKGPGPQPAPGTSKGTPQTQPGSPGTQRAPVAPEKGAGASSDEAKTCDARATTLETQTGSPGIKTTTLGTESGAPDSQTSTPGAQPGASDTQSATPGVQPSTPSTQTTTPGVQPGIASTETVEALCQIGQLSHPCASLKEQVAQLEASKPDHAELEKLRLLFSEGACPLGPHLDKESITSVLADLQGRVSSLQGLTSDLQGENGKIRQLEDAVGKLEVAGANWKGDVSDQITLQLGSTLQEMRYKLKELEEQQEMTKATLERLVAKTADELQEQLGEPRAMVASTGQEQAEAQAACPACSGDIRKQVGQLLQCYEKLQEVVDNFMSQQAVGKVVRRLPGRSQVRRCRHGGLGRLPAPPQLVVLRCNVEEPLTASQIGSYK comes from the exons atggacgccccgcatggggcaagctcagcgctgggactgaagggaccagGGCCACAGCCTGCACCCgggaccagcaaggggactccgcagacacagcctggctccccggggacgcagagagcaccagtggcccctgagaagggggcaggtgcttccTCAGATGAGGCAAAGACTTGTGATgcccgtgccaccaccctggagacacagacaggatcccctggcatcaagaccactacgctggggacagagtcaggggcccctgacagccagacctccaccccaggggcacagccaggggcctctgacacccagagcgctaccccaggggtgcagccaagtacccccagcacccaaaccaccaccccaggggtgcagccagggatcGCCAGCACCGAAACGGTGGAGGCTCTCTGCCAGAtcgggcagctcagccacccctgtgccagcctgaaggagcaggtggcccagctggaagccagcaagCCAGACCACGCCGAGCTTGAGAAGCTGCGCCTGCTCTTCTCGGAGGGAG CATGTCCCCTCGGACCACATCTAGACAAGGAGAGCATCACCAGCGTCCTGGCCGACCTCCAGGGCCGGGTGTCCTCGCTGCAGGGCCtgaccagtgacctgcagggcgagaatgggaag atcAGGCAGCTGGAAGATGCCGTCGGAAAGCTGGAGGTAGCTGGAGCCAACTGGAAAGGGGATGTCAGCGACCAGATCACCCTGCAACTGGG gtccacgctgcaggagatgaggtataagctgaaggagctggaagagcagcaggagatgaccaAGGCCACGCTGGAGCGGTTGGTGGCCAAGACGGCTgacgagctgcaggagcag ctgggcgaGCCGAGGGCGATGGTGgcgagcacagggcaggagcaggcagaggcgcAGGCAGCGTGCCCCGCCTGCAGCGGGGACATCCGCAAGCaggtggggcagctcctgcagtgCTACGAGAAGCTCCAGGAGGTGGTGGACAATTTCATGTCGCAGCAGGCAGTGGGCAAGGTGGTAAGACGGCTGCCAGGGAGGAGCCAGGTAAGGAGATGCCGGCATGGGGGGCTTGGGAGGttgccagcacccccccagcTGGTTGTGCTTCGCTGTAATGTGGAGGAGCCCCTCACCGCCTCCCAGATTGGTTCGTACAAGTGA
- the LOC141933095 gene encoding glutamine-rich protein 2-like — protein MEALFRSLERLEKEKANKEDLVLGIDVKADKTALAGKVSRTQFEASMERLNEMMQETLSRVAGQEQGWHQVQRQLSEEMDSKLDRLELGPFRQQLEEHWRSILEQLKEKEPLTEADDAAGMKKQLLAHFHCLSCDRPLSMLAPGPHIAAIPSRPPLPPHLAGRSHTVVELEQTPQHSHRERVGECRYPRVPRQCGGRHTLTHPLQRCPHPQPHPPSTPRPLQPRTLLPIKHDETELSGQDGHIYRGRRVRQLPVLVGKEDFPRAKPKLSPRQWDAKDTSRLLSRPQSTASSLSQPGIPTSPEHRPASSHGRLSQARGLLVPLQPSWDGSSTPEARQDRGSPTEAPPPRPPSRRASISGQQQ, from the exons atgGAG GCTCTGTTccggtccctggagaggctggagaaggagaaagcaaacaagGAAGACCTGGTGCTGGGGATTGATGTG aaagcagacaaaaccgcCCTGGCCGGCAAAGTGAGTCGCACCCAGTTTGAGGCGAGCATGGAGCGGCTGAATGAGATGATGCAGGAGACGCTGAGCCGGGtggcggggcaggagcagggctggcaccaggTCCAGCGGCAGCTCAGTGAAGAGATGGACTCCAAG CTGGACCGCCTGGAGCTGGGGCCTTtccggcagcagctggaggagcactgGAGGAGCATCCTGGAGCAGCTCAAGGAGAAGGAGCCGCTGACGGAGGCtgacgatgcagctgggatgAAGAA gcagctgctggcccatTTCCACTGCCTGTCCTGCGACCGGCCCCTCAGCATGCTGGCGCCTGGCCC gcacatCGCGGCCATCCCGTCCAGGCCAccgctccccccccaccttgcCGGGCGCTCCCATACTGTCGTGGAGCTGGAGCAAACACCGCAGCACAGCCACAG GGAGCGGGTGGGCGAGTGCAGGTACCCCCGCGTGCCGCGGCAATGCGGGGGCCGGCACACCCTCACCCACCCGCTGcagcgctgcccgcacccccagccccacccgcCCAGCACCCCGCGGCCGCTCCAGCCCCGCACCCTGCTCCCCATCAAG cacgaCGAGACGGAGCTGTCGGGCCAGGATGGCCACATCTACAGGGGCCGGCgggtcaggcagctgcctgtgctcgtGGGCAAGGAGG acTTCCCCAGGGCCAAGCCCAAGCTGTCCCCGAGGCAGTGGGATGCCAAGGACACCAGCCGCCTGCTCTCCCGGCCCCAGAGCACTGCGTCGTCGCTCAGCCAGCCAG GCATCCCCACCTCGCCAGAGCACAGGCCAGCCTCCTCCCACGGCCGCCTCTCCCAGGCACGGGGGCTCCTCGTGCCCCTCCAGCCCTCGTGGGACGGATCCAGCACCCCGGAAGCCAGGCAGGACCGGGGGTCCCCGACCGAAGCCCCACCACCCCGGCCACCGAGCAGGCGAGCAAGCATCTCTGGCCAGCAGCAATAA